The following proteins are co-located in the Rippkaea orientalis PCC 8801 genome:
- a CDS encoding UPF0175 family protein: MKAIEFKTTIHNNTVTIPPEYSDEWEGKTIRVIVLEDSNVDTLLETTISLFEQDEISLGKASEILRINQIKLQKILSQRGICVHYDVAEFQEDLELEHLKQKGYL, translated from the coding sequence ATGAAAGCCATTGAATTTAAAACAACTATTCACAATAATACTGTTACCATTCCCCCAGAATATTCTGACGAATGGGAAGGTAAAACGATTCGAGTTATTGTGTTAGAAGATAGTAACGTTGACACATTGCTAGAAACCACTATTTCTCTTTTTGAGCAAGATGAAATTAGTCTAGGAAAAGCAAGCGAAATATTACGAATAAATCAGATTAAACTGCAAAAAATACTATCACAGCGAGGTATTTGTGTCCATTATGATGTCGCAGAATTTCAAGAAGACCTTGAACTTGAACATTTAAAACAAAAAGGTTATCTATGA
- a CDS encoding type I restriction enzyme subunit R domain-containing protein: MDNAFEDVFSEYNLSERLQILGYGSRDAYLEAHSTIAAKAKDMVQHYLDHIFPNGYKAQVVATSREAAVRYKQHIDEALVEAITQLQQFNPHGLNLDVLKKLKTDVIISGGHNDLPHLKAHSNPTQHENTIKSFKLPFDAEDEGITGDMGIVIVNNMLLTGFDAPVEQVMYLDKVIQSHNLLQAIARVNRVGGIDKDKGFVVDYVGIGHHLKDAIDNYDEREQKEIKLTSCT, translated from the coding sequence ATGGACAACGCCTTTGAGGACGTTTTTAGCGAGTATAACCTATCAGAACGATTACAGATTTTAGGCTATGGTTCACGGGATGCCTACCTAGAAGCCCATTCCACCATTGCAGCCAAAGCAAAAGATATGGTACAGCATTATCTCGATCATATCTTTCCCAATGGTTATAAAGCCCAAGTGGTTGCTACATCCCGCGAGGCTGCGGTACGGTACAAACAACATATAGACGAAGCGTTAGTAGAAGCGATCACCCAACTGCAACAGTTCAACCCCCACGGGCTAAACCTGGATGTATTGAAGAAACTGAAAACCGATGTGATCATTTCTGGGGGACATAACGACTTACCCCACCTCAAAGCCCATAGTAACCCCACACAGCACGAAAACACGATTAAAAGCTTTAAACTGCCCTTTGACGCAGAAGATGAAGGCATTACGGGAGACATGGGCATTGTTATCGTTAATAATATGCTGCTGACAGGGTTTGATGCCCCTGTAGAGCAGGTAATGTACTTAGATAAGGTAATTCAGTCCCATAACCTTCTGCAAGCGATCGCCCGTGTCAACCGAGTCGGAGGAATAGATAAGGATAAGGGCTTTGTGGTGGATTATGTCGGTATCGGACACCACCTCAAGGATGCCATTGATAATTACGATGAACGGGAGCAGAAAGAAATTAAACTCACATCTTGCACCTGA
- a CDS encoding HsdR family type I site-specific deoxyribonuclease: MKTDKTPKPIKMDERNSVEKPMLDQMYGLGWEILDLERTQTPQQTFRESFTEVVMLPVLREQLKVINPWIEDDQIEETVKNLTANFPSTNLLENNRHIFKLLQENSSVSENRNTEEKSPTVRFIDFEKRENNRFIAVCQFKVRILGTENHIIPDIVLFLNGLPVVVIECKSPKVKEPIPEAIDQLLRYSEQRGAKGERSQPLFFYNQFIVATCRNEAKFGTITTHTEKYFYRWADPYPRTLDDLEHGSSSPNDQQRLVAGMLAPENLLEIIRNFTLFSVNNKGKTIKIVGRYQQFRAVKKAVERLIEGKTPRERSGIIWHTQGSGKSLTMMFMVRAMYRHPNLCQWKVVFITDRTQLEQQLAETGQNVGFTVKPADSIAKLKGLLRSDSSDLVMAMIHKFQERDLQETFPELNPSSNILIMTDEAHRSQYALLGANLDKALPYASRIGYTGTPIDKTEKVFGDYIDKYTMRESIEDGVTLEIVYTGRTHNAALIRKGWTTPLRTFLASITYQNDYRF, encoded by the coding sequence ATGAAAACCGACAAAACTCCTAAACCTATCAAAATGGATGAACGGAACTCTGTTGAAAAGCCGATGCTTGATCAAATGTATGGTTTAGGGTGGGAAATATTAGACTTAGAGAGAACCCAAACCCCTCAACAAACCTTTAGGGAAAGCTTTACCGAAGTAGTGATGCTGCCAGTATTACGAGAACAACTTAAAGTTATTAACCCTTGGATAGAAGATGATCAAATAGAAGAAACCGTTAAAAACCTCACCGCTAACTTCCCCAGTACCAACTTACTCGAAAATAACCGCCACATTTTTAAACTCCTACAAGAAAATAGCAGCGTCTCCGAGAACCGCAACACCGAAGAAAAAAGCCCCACCGTCCGCTTTATCGACTTTGAAAAACGAGAAAATAACCGCTTTATTGCCGTCTGTCAGTTTAAAGTCCGCATTCTTGGCACAGAAAACCACATCATCCCCGATATTGTCCTCTTTTTAAACGGTTTGCCCGTCGTCGTCATCGAATGTAAGTCACCTAAAGTAAAAGAACCCATCCCCGAAGCCATTGATCAACTATTGCGCTACAGTGAACAACGAGGGGCAAAAGGAGAAAGAAGTCAACCCCTATTCTTTTATAACCAGTTTATCGTCGCAACCTGTCGCAATGAGGCAAAATTCGGGACTATTACCACCCACACCGAAAAATACTTTTACCGTTGGGCAGATCCCTATCCTCGTACCCTAGACGACTTAGAACATGGTAGCAGTTCCCCCAACGATCAGCAGCGACTCGTAGCGGGAATGTTAGCCCCTGAGAACCTATTAGAAATTATCCGCAACTTTACCCTATTCTCCGTCAACAACAAGGGAAAAACCATCAAAATCGTGGGACGTTACCAACAGTTTAGGGCAGTTAAAAAAGCCGTTGAACGACTTATAGAAGGGAAAACACCAAGGGAACGAAGCGGTATTATTTGGCATACCCAAGGCTCAGGAAAGTCCCTGACTATGATGTTTATGGTACGAGCCATGTACCGTCATCCTAACCTCTGCCAGTGGAAAGTCGTCTTTATCACCGATCGCACCCAACTAGAACAGCAACTCGCCGAAACAGGGCAGAATGTGGGTTTTACCGTCAAACCTGCCGATAGTATCGCCAAACTCAAGGGACTCCTCCGCAGTGACTCCTCCGATCTCGTCATGGCTATGATCCACAAATTCCAAGAACGAGACTTGCAAGAAACCTTCCCAGAGTTAAACCCCAGTAGTAACATCTTGATCATGACCGATGAGGCACACCGATCACAATATGCCTTACTGGGGGCTAACTTAGATAAAGCCCTCCCCTACGCCTCTCGCATTGGCTACACAGGAACCCCCATTGATAAAACCGAAAAAGTCTTCGGGGACTATATCGATAAGTACACCATGCGTGAGTCAATTGAGGACGGAGTGACCCTAGAAATCGTCTATACAGGGCGAACTCACAACGCAGCCCTGATAAGGAAGGGATGGACAACGCCTTTGAGGACGTTTTTAGCGAGTATAACCTATCAGAACGATTACAGATTTTAG
- a CDS encoding TniB family NTP-binding protein, whose amino-acid sequence MTDSSVIDKLAAEFGGFATPSPEIQAEIQRLSRQPYLEYEQVKNCHGWLYELVLSRMTGLLVGESRSGKTVTCKSFEKRYNKIKTGNKKRIKPIVYIQSPQNCGAREFFTKILKALNKPTNGNVSDLRERTLDGLQIHECDQRGCEVHGLELLSRCINCKRLFPIPSKWTEGKCQRCYLQFAKMSRHQKVISTKGSVTFNTKSSYDSKVKI is encoded by the coding sequence ATGACTGATTCCTCAGTAATTGACAAGTTAGCAGCAGAATTTGGTGGCTTTGCTACACCTAGTCCAGAGATTCAAGCAGAGATTCAACGATTGAGTCGCCAGCCTTATTTAGAATATGAACAGGTCAAAAATTGTCATGGTTGGCTTTATGAATTGGTACTCTCTCGCATGACGGGATTATTGGTAGGTGAATCTCGTTCAGGAAAGACTGTGACCTGTAAATCGTTTGAGAAAAGATACAATAAGATCAAGACAGGAAATAAAAAAAGAATTAAACCCATTGTTTATATTCAAAGTCCACAGAATTGTGGTGCTAGAGAGTTTTTTACCAAGATTCTTAAAGCATTAAATAAACCCACTAATGGTAATGTTTCAGATTTACGAGAACGAACTTTAGATGGGTTACAAATTCATGAATGTGATCAGAGAGGATGCGAAGTTCATGGTTTAGAGTTGTTATCGAGGTGTATTAACTGTAAAAGGCTGTTTCCCATTCCTTCTAAGTGGACAGAGGGAAAGTGTCAACGTTGTTATTTGCAGTTCGCTAAGATGTCGAGGCATCAGAAAGTAATTAGCACGAAAGGTAGCGTTACCTTTAATACGAAATCCAGCTATGATAGTAAAGTAAAAATATAG
- a CDS encoding helix-turn-helix domain-containing protein, producing the protein MSLSLSIPDDSPHSHRLPSDEMITDEVKAKIDIIQSLIEPCDRITYRQRKEQAAKQLGVTIRSVERLLKKYREQGLIALMKTRSDKGKTRIDDEWKEFILNTYKEGNKGSKRITRHQVFLKVKGRAKQLGLNKEEFPSHQTVYRILDKFIEENERKKKARSPGYSGSRLTHITRHPSWTRIRGRRE; encoded by the coding sequence ATGTCTCTCTCTCTTTCGATTCCTGATGATAGTCCTCACTCCCATCGACTTCCTTCCGATGAGATGATCACTGATGAAGTCAAGGCAAAGATAGATATTATTCAAAGTCTCATTGAACCGTGCGATCGCATTACTTATCGTCAACGCAAAGAACAAGCGGCCAAGCAATTAGGTGTAACTATTCGGAGTGTAGAACGATTGCTCAAGAAATATCGAGAGCAAGGACTGATAGCACTGATGAAAACTCGTTCAGATAAGGGAAAAACTCGCATTGATGATGAATGGAAGGAATTTATCCTGAATACTTATAAAGAGGGAAACAAGGGTAGTAAACGCATAACCCGACATCAAGTGTTTCTCAAAGTAAAAGGGAGAGCCAAACAACTTGGCTTAAACAAAGAAGAATTTCCCAGTCATCAAACCGTTTATCGGATTTTAGATAAATTCATTGAAGAAAATGAACGGAAGAAAAAAGCGCGAAGTCCTGGATATTCGGGTTCTCGCTTAACTCACATCACCCGTCACCCGTCATGGACGCGAATTAGAGGTAGAAGGGAGTAA
- the ltrA gene encoding group II intron reverse transcriptase/maturase yields the protein MIDWDDLEKRVYKLQKRIYKASRRDDVKTVRRLQKTLTKSWAAKCLAVRRVTQDNQGKKTAGVDGVKSLTPKQRLNLIDKLKLGTKVKPTRRVWIPKPGTEEKRPLGIPTMYDRALQGLVKLALEPEWEAKFEPNSYGFRPGRSCQDAIGAIFLAINKKAKYVLDADIAKCFDRIDHEQLLNKLNTYPTLRKQIRAWLKAGVMDGKELFPTSEGTPQGGVISPLLANIALHGMENEINKLAETFDMRGPDGKLLGKRDKRKSVSLIRYADDFVILHEDITIVQRCKEFISEWLKDMGLELKPSKTRLAHTLEEYNKEKPGFDFLGFNVRQHKVGKFNSGRVKGKLLGFKTIITPSKESQKRHYKKIAETIEKHKGKAQAILIRNLNPIIRGWCNYFSTVVSQKVFERLWHLTVWKLIKWGLKRHRNKGRKFIVSKYFQNIGGNNWAFATRQEGKNPMRLLQHSDTTITRYVKVKDDASPYNGDLIYWSSRMGKHPEMSTRTALLLKKQKGKCAHCGLFFKEGDVIELDHIIPKSKGGKNEYKNWQLLHRHCHDEKTRNDGSLDRKLSHKSIKFPKNYRWENDILVTC from the coding sequence ATGATTGATTGGGATGACTTAGAAAAGCGTGTATATAAGCTACAAAAGCGCATTTACAAAGCGTCTCGTCGTGATGATGTCAAGACAGTTCGCAGACTCCAAAAAACCCTAACAAAATCCTGGGCGGCAAAATGCCTAGCGGTGCGTCGTGTTACCCAAGATAATCAAGGTAAAAAGACGGCTGGTGTGGATGGTGTGAAATCACTGACCCCAAAGCAACGTCTAAACCTCATAGATAAACTAAAATTGGGTACGAAGGTCAAACCCACTCGGAGAGTATGGATTCCGAAACCTGGGACTGAGGAGAAAAGACCTTTAGGAATACCGACCATGTATGACCGCGCATTGCAAGGGCTTGTCAAACTGGCATTAGAACCAGAATGGGAAGCTAAATTTGAACCTAACAGTTATGGGTTCAGACCAGGACGCTCATGTCAAGATGCCATCGGAGCAATATTCCTAGCAATAAACAAAAAAGCCAAATATGTGCTTGATGCTGATATTGCCAAATGTTTCGACCGCATTGACCATGAACAACTCCTAAATAAATTAAATACCTATCCGACCCTACGGAAACAAATCCGAGCTTGGCTAAAAGCTGGAGTCATGGATGGAAAAGAGTTGTTCCCAACATCTGAGGGTACGCCACAAGGAGGGGTTATATCACCTCTACTAGCAAACATAGCCCTCCATGGGATGGAAAACGAAATCAATAAACTAGCTGAAACATTCGATATGAGAGGTCCCGACGGTAAACTACTAGGCAAGAGGGACAAAAGAAAATCAGTTAGTCTTATTCGTTACGCCGATGACTTCGTAATCCTCCACGAAGACATAACCATTGTCCAAAGATGTAAAGAGTTTATCTCTGAATGGTTAAAAGACATGGGATTGGAATTGAAACCAAGTAAAACCCGATTAGCCCATACATTAGAGGAGTACAACAAAGAAAAACCTGGCTTTGATTTCCTCGGATTTAACGTCCGTCAACACAAAGTAGGAAAGTTTAACTCTGGAAGGGTAAAAGGAAAGCTATTAGGTTTTAAGACCATTATAACTCCAAGCAAGGAAAGCCAGAAAAGACACTACAAAAAGATTGCAGAAACAATAGAAAAGCACAAAGGGAAAGCCCAGGCAATTCTAATAAGAAACCTTAACCCAATAATCAGAGGATGGTGCAATTATTTCTCAACCGTAGTAAGTCAAAAAGTCTTCGAGAGACTATGGCATTTAACTGTCTGGAAACTAATCAAATGGGGTTTGAAACGCCATCGAAACAAAGGAAGGAAATTTATAGTTTCCAAATATTTCCAAAATATAGGTGGTAATAATTGGGCATTCGCAACCAGGCAAGAAGGTAAAAACCCGATGCGGTTACTACAACATAGCGATACAACAATCACCCGCTATGTAAAAGTTAAAGACGATGCCAGTCCATACAACGGCGACCTAATTTATTGGAGTTCAAGAATGGGCAAACACCCTGAGATGTCAACGCGAACGGCATTACTGCTTAAAAAGCAAAAAGGGAAATGCGCTCACTGCGGATTGTTCTTTAAAGAGGGAGATGTAATTGAACTTGACCACATCATTCCTAAGTCAAAAGGCGGAAAGAATGAATATAAAAACTGGCAACTTCTCCATCGACATTGCCATGATGAAAAGACCAGAAATGATGGAAGTTTAGATAGGAAACTATCACATAAATCCATCAAATTCCCTAAGAATTATCGATGGGAAAACGATATTCTGGTGACGTGCTAA
- a CDS encoding nucleotidyltransferase family protein, whose translation MTLKQLIQNKREDILKIATKHGAFNVRVFGSVARGEENENSDIDFLIDYDLAKTSPWFPGGLLVDLEELLGCKVDVVTEKSLNHLIKERVLKEAIKL comes from the coding sequence ATGACCTTAAAACAACTAATACAAAACAAACGAGAAGATATCCTAAAAATTGCTACCAAACATGGTGCTTTTAATGTGCGTGTATTTGGGTCTGTTGCCAGAGGTGAGGAAAATGAAAATAGTGATATTGATTTTTTAATTGATTATGATTTAGCGAAAACGTCCCCTTGGTTTCCTGGTGGATTATTAGTTGATTTAGAGGAATTATTAGGGTGTAAAGTGGATGTAGTCACTGAAAAAAGCCTTAATCATCTAATTAAAGAGCGAGTCTTAAAAGAGGCAATTAAGTTATGA
- a CDS encoding transposase translates to MKRNGKRVKRFVISTKPMKEKTIIRWGKYRWPIEGFFKTAKHQFSLHRFGQKTLLGVYRWLILSFLSYMLAYWVYLHNSNFDDLDWYDSAQKALVLLLPHILLLSLLKKLKLLNPWFYEHGLELCLVRCKM, encoded by the coding sequence CTGAAACGTAATGGGAAACGAGTTAAACGATTTGTCATTTCAACGAAACCCATGAAGGAAAAAACTATCATTAGATGGGGAAAATATCGATGGCCAATAGAGGGTTTCTTTAAAACCGCAAAACATCAGTTTAGTCTTCACCGTTTTGGGCAAAAAACTTTATTAGGGGTTTATCGTTGGTTAATTCTTTCTTTCCTTTCTTATATGTTAGCCTACTGGGTCTATTTACACAATAGTAACTTTGATGATTTAGACTGGTATGATTCAGCCCAAAAAGCCTTAGTTTTGCTACTTCCTCACATTTTACTCCTTTCTCTTCTCAAGAAGTTAAAGTTACTAAATCCCTGGTTTTATGAACACGGTTTGGAACTTTGTCTCGTCAGGTGCAAGATGTGA
- a CDS encoding transposase → MLESQPITVACKLQVANTLAKEIDETMMVFACACDWVNQNTPEKMTNKTAMQSLVYQDVRVNFGLSSNLAIQAIRRVCANRKTAKQKGKKVKEFKPTSISYDARIFSFRESDWTVSVKLLNSRQRIKLLIGNYQIGLLKSKNPTSATLVKRKSGNYYIHITLDEPTQPEAKTDKVLGVDLGRTDIATTSEGESWSGKQITAKRNHYAKLRTTIQKKASKGTRSSRRRCRQLLARLSGKERRFQKHINHEISRQLVNNAVTNKQAIAIEDLTGIRERTNRKPRSKKR, encoded by the coding sequence ATGCTTGAAAGCCAGCCCATAACAGTTGCTTGCAAACTCCAAGTCGCCAATACACTCGCCAAAGAAATTGACGAGACAATGATGGTGTTTGCTTGTGCCTGTGATTGGGTTAACCAAAACACTCCTGAAAAAATGACTAACAAAACGGCTATGCAATCGTTGGTTTATCAGGATGTTAGGGTTAATTTTGGGTTATCTTCTAATTTGGCGATCCAGGCAATTAGAAGGGTATGTGCTAACAGAAAAACAGCCAAGCAAAAAGGCAAAAAGGTTAAAGAGTTTAAGCCAACTTCTATCAGCTATGATGCTCGGATATTTAGCTTTAGGGAGAGTGACTGGACTGTTAGCGTCAAGCTATTAAATAGTCGCCAAAGAATTAAGCTATTAATTGGTAATTACCAAATTGGATTACTAAAAAGTAAAAATCCAACATCCGCTACATTGGTTAAACGGAAAAGTGGCAATTATTACATTCATATTACATTGGATGAACCAACTCAACCAGAGGCTAAAACAGATAAAGTTTTAGGGGTTGATTTGGGTAGAACGGATATAGCAACTACATCAGAAGGAGAATCATGGTCAGGAAAACAGATTACGGCTAAACGAAATCATTATGCAAAACTGAGAACGACTATTCAGAAAAAAGCCTCGAAAGGCACTAGAAGTTCACGGCGTAGATGTCGTCAGCTACTAGCACGGTTGTCGGGGAAAGAAAGGCGTTTTCAGAAGCATATTAATCATGAAATATCCCGTCAATTGGTAAATAATGCCGTTACCAACAAACAAGCTATTGCCATTGAAGACTTAACAGGTATAAGGGAACGTACTAATAGAAAACCTAGAAGCAAAAAAAGATAA
- a CDS encoding type I restriction enzyme endonuclease domain-containing protein: MGRDSTFVEFMLKFKNLTRSLNLLFPAKEALTYIKDYQALTEVNVLAGKNFRDERLSMKGIPAKLRTLTDEYLKSRGIDEKIKPISILDENFANEVQKHNRVKTKAAEIEHALRHHIDIELDDDPELQASFSEALRAILEAFRDNWQKIYEELEKLRQKVREAQNEPTYGLHKKKQMPFFRMFKRECFADMELDDQAIAQIVALTQEVFTVVERELQLTGFWESIPARKKLEAEIQKVLLSPEFIKISNLVNNRKPIISRVIEIAEKNNDRILYAE, from the coding sequence GTGGGGAGGGATAGCACATTCGTTGAGTTCATGTTAAAGTTTAAAAACCTAACCCGTAGCCTTAACCTGCTGTTTCCTGCAAAAGAAGCTTTAACCTACATCAAAGACTACCAAGCACTCACCGAAGTGAATGTATTAGCGGGTAAGAACTTCCGAGATGAACGTCTGAGTATGAAAGGTATTCCTGCTAAATTGCGAACCTTAACCGATGAATACCTTAAATCAAGGGGAATTGACGAAAAAATTAAACCCATTTCTATCCTAGACGAAAACTTTGCCAATGAGGTTCAAAAACACAACCGTGTTAAAACTAAGGCCGCTGAAATAGAACACGCCCTACGTCACCATATTGACATTGAGCTAGACGATGATCCAGAACTGCAAGCCTCCTTCTCAGAAGCCCTTAGAGCAATTCTAGAGGCGTTTAGGGACAACTGGCAGAAAATTTATGAGGAACTCGAAAAGCTCCGTCAGAAGGTAAGAGAAGCGCAAAATGAGCCTACCTACGGACTCCATAAGAAAAAACAAATGCCCTTCTTTCGGATGTTCAAACGGGAGTGTTTTGCAGACATGGAGTTAGATGATCAGGCGATCGCTCAAATAGTAGCCTTAACCCAAGAAGTTTTTACAGTAGTAGAAAGAGAGTTACAATTAACAGGGTTTTGGGAGAGCATTCCAGCCAGGAAAAAACTAGAGGCCGAGATTCAAAAAGTGTTACTTTCCCCCGAATTTATCAAAATATCCAATCTAGTTAACAATCGCAAGCCGATCATCTCACGGGTGATAGAAATAGCCGAGAAAAATAACGACCGAATTTTGTATGCTGAATAG
- a CDS encoding M48 family metallopeptidase: MNLDYQVIHSSQRKTLTITVERDRSIVVKAPTGTDPDKIRQIVESKKQWLYEKIHHDQKYCLPLHPPGKELVNGESLLYLGRYYKLELVDDETEIKFINNRFEVPKTQLERRGEVFKDWYIQKAKEKILPRVKLYAKRLGVTFNEAKITNSKYRWGSCTPNDNVTFNWRLIKAPMFVIDYVVVHELAHLIEPNHTPRFWNIIKSQVASMEKAKQWLKDYGQILEQSL; the protein is encoded by the coding sequence ATGAATCTTGACTATCAGGTAATTCATTCATCTCAACGGAAGACCTTAACCATTACCGTTGAACGCGATCGCTCTATCGTTGTTAAAGCACCCACAGGCACAGATCCTGACAAAATTAGGCAAATAGTAGAATCTAAAAAGCAATGGCTCTATGAAAAAATCCACCACGATCAAAAGTATTGCTTACCCCTTCATCCCCCAGGCAAAGAACTGGTAAATGGTGAGTCACTGCTGTACTTAGGGCGTTATTATAAGTTAGAACTGGTTGATGATGAGACAGAGATAAAGTTTATCAACAATCGCTTTGAAGTTCCTAAAACACAATTAGAAAGACGAGGGGAGGTTTTTAAAGATTGGTATATCCAGAAGGCAAAAGAGAAGATACTCCCCCGCGTCAAACTCTATGCCAAAAGACTGGGTGTAACCTTCAATGAGGCTAAGATTACTAATAGTAAATATCGATGGGGTTCTTGCACTCCAAACGACAATGTGACTTTTAACTGGCGGTTAATCAAAGCCCCTATGTTCGTGATTGATTATGTGGTAGTGCATGAGTTAGCTCATCTTATCGAACCGAACCATACCCCTCGCTTTTGGAACATTATCAAGTCACAAGTGGCAAGTATGGAGAAGGCAAAGCAATGGCTAAAAGATTATGGTCAGATACTCGAACAGTCACTTTAG
- a CDS encoding Mu transposase C-terminal domain-containing protein, with translation MVDEFGVLSRPWLTIIIDSYSRCVMGFFLGFYAPSSHIDALALRHAILPKSYSSDYQLKNEWNTYGIPTYYYTDGGKDFRSIHVTEQVAVSLGFNCFLRSRPSDGGIVERFFKTLNNSVLCELPGYTGSNVQQRPKNVDKDACLSLKDLEKILVKYIVDEYNQKPDARMKNQSRITRWEAGLLTEPYLYDERELDIALMKEAKRTLQKSGTLQFENLTYRSPLLKGREGERVAIRYDPDDVTTILVYEYLDDGTEAFLDYAHAQNLETEKLSYRELKAINKQLNQEEEAINNDKILDAMMERMEMTEELVKKNRQQRQQNAHEAVNSRPSVTEKLSISQPDEEDWEDDSEDEPLPTYKVQYMDDLFEDD, from the coding sequence TTGGTCGATGAGTTTGGTGTTTTAAGCCGTCCTTGGTTAACCATTATTATTGATTCCTATTCTCGTTGCGTGATGGGCTTTTTTCTAGGATTTTATGCGCCTAGTTCCCATATCGATGCGTTAGCGTTACGTCATGCGATTTTGCCCAAATCTTACAGTTCAGACTATCAGTTAAAAAATGAGTGGAATACTTATGGAATTCCCACTTACTACTATACTGATGGGGGCAAAGATTTTAGATCAATTCATGTGACTGAACAAGTAGCGGTTTCTCTAGGATTTAATTGTTTTCTAAGAAGCCGACCTTCTGATGGGGGAATTGTTGAGCGTTTCTTCAAAACCTTGAATAATAGCGTCTTATGCGAATTGCCCGGATATACAGGGTCAAATGTGCAACAAAGACCTAAAAATGTTGATAAAGATGCTTGTTTAAGCCTAAAAGATTTAGAAAAGATTTTGGTGAAATACATTGTTGATGAGTATAACCAAAAGCCCGATGCGCGGATGAAAAATCAGAGTCGTATCACCCGTTGGGAAGCAGGTTTACTAACAGAACCTTATCTATATGATGAACGAGAATTGGATATTGCACTGATGAAAGAAGCTAAAAGAACGCTTCAAAAATCGGGAACCTTGCAATTTGAGAATTTAACCTATCGTTCTCCTTTATTAAAAGGTCGTGAAGGCGAAAGGGTTGCTATTCGCTATGACCCTGATGATGTTACTACTATTCTCGTTTATGAGTATTTGGATGATGGCACAGAAGCCTTTTTAGATTATGCTCATGCTCAAAATTTAGAAACTGAAAAACTATCTTACAGAGAACTTAAAGCGATTAATAAACAACTCAATCAAGAGGAGGAAGCGATTAACAATGACAAAATCTTGGATGCCATGATGGAGCGTATGGAAATGACTGAGGAGTTAGTGAAGAAAAATCGCCAACAACGTCAGCAAAATGCTCACGAAGCGGTGAATTCTCGTCCATCTGTTACCGAAAAACTCTCTATTTCTCAACCTGATGAAGAGGACTGGGAAGATGACTCAGAGGATGAACCTTTACCGACTTATAAAGTTCAATACATGGATGATTTATTTGAAGATGATTAG
- a CDS encoding transposase, whose protein sequence is MGNNWAFYQLRQFLTYKCILAGVKLILVNPAYTSLSCHKCLVIGDRKGKGFSCNNCGNKCDADYNGAQKCDSFSLNLETGGRLASVK, encoded by the coding sequence TTGGGTAATAATTGGGCGTTCTATCAGTTAAGACAATTCTTGACCTACAAGTGCATTTTAGCGGGTGTAAAACTAATATTAGTTAACCCTGCTTATACCAGCTTGAGTTGTCATAAATGTCTTGTTATTGGTGATAGAAAGGGAAAAGGATTTAGCTGTAATAACTGCGGTAATAAATGCGATGCAGATTATAACGGCGCACAAAAGTGCGATTCGTTCAGTCTAAACCTGGAAACAGGGGGACGACTGGCTTCTGTTAAGTAA
- a CDS encoding DUF86 domain-containing protein, with amino-acid sequence MNEDRVYLEYILDCIDKIKKYSQGGKEEFLANSMISDAIIRRLQTLAESTQRLSEELKANIPEVDWRNISGFRNILVHDYLGGIDLNTVWDVVENYLDDLREHILKHLESLNT; translated from the coding sequence ATGAATGAAGATCGGGTATATCTTGAATACATTTTAGACTGTATTGATAAAATTAAGAAGTATTCCCAAGGCGGCAAAGAGGAATTTTTAGCTAATTCAATGATAAGCGATGCTATTATTAGACGTTTACAAACTTTAGCAGAATCAACTCAACGGCTTTCGGAAGAATTAAAGGCAAATATTCCAGAGGTTGACTGGCGTAATATTTCGGGTTTTAGGAATATCTTAGTACACGATTATTTAGGAGGAATTGACCTTAATACGGTTTGGGATGTGGTAGAAAATTATTTAGATGATTTAAGAGAACATATTTTAAAGCATCTAGAATCATTAAATACTTAA